Genomic DNA from Candidatus Kaiserbacteria bacterium:
CGTCCTGAGGTAGGTTGTTTTCTTGTAAAGAAATTAATGCAGCAGCAATTTGACGTTGCTGCTTGGGAGGTAGACCGACTACGAACTTTGCAACTTGTTTATGAAGCTTTATCTGGTGCATTGAGTATCGTGTTTAAGAAATCTTGACTCTCGGCAGCGGAAATAAATTCATGGGCGCTCACCCTATTCGCTTGCTCCCCCCAATATGCATCGTCTGATGTAGTGAGTCTGGCGTACTCAGTTGGAGATAGCACAATAGCCACCGGTCTGTCGTTGCGAGTGATGGTGATTGGCTCTATGCGCGCTAAATCAACCAAATCGGCGAAACGATTTTTTGCCTCTGTTGCAGTAATAGATTTATTAGTCATAATAGCCATTTTAGCTAATTTAACTAAAATGTCAATCTATCTCACTAAGTTGGAGTGAGAAAGAGTCTAATCCCTGCCCCTTCATTTTTCCGTATCGTTCATGACTGTCGCTATTATTCTCGTGCTGTCCTCACTAAGGACATTATTGTAGTGAGAGTAAGTTCGATATTATCTCCATTCACACCAGAAAACATACAAAAAACGGGCTACACAAAACATGTAGCCCGCCACTGGGTATCTTCTTCATTTCATTTT
This window encodes:
- a CDS encoding type II toxin-antitoxin system Phd/YefM family antitoxin, giving the protein MTNKSITATEAKNRFADLVDLARIEPITITRNDRPVAIVLSPTEYARLTTSDDAYWGEQANRVSAHEFISAAESQDFLNTILNAPDKAS